The following proteins come from a genomic window of Populus nigra chromosome 6, ddPopNigr1.1, whole genome shotgun sequence:
- the LOC133696913 gene encoding uncharacterized protein LOC133696913: MATLTHPPSQTHLFTKLSLKPKKFTSPSRIRMTIQENAPSLAVVGVTGAVGQEFLSVLSDRDFPYRSIKMLASKRSAGKQLTFQDRNYTIEELTEDSFDGVDIALFSAGGSISKHFGPVAVEKGSVVVDNSSAFRMEEGIPLVIPEVNPEAMEGIKVGTGKGALIANPNCSTIICLMAATPLHKHAKVIRMVVSTYQAASGAGAAAMEELELQTREVLEGKPPTCNIFKQQYAFNLFSHNAPILSNGYNEEEMKLVKETRKIWNDMNVKVTATCIRVPVMRAHAESVNLQFEKPIDEYTAKDILKSAPGVVVIDDRASNHFPTPLEVSNKDDVAVGRIRRDVSQDGYKGLDIFVCGDQIRKGAALNAIQIAEMLL, encoded by the exons ATGGCAACTCTAACTCATCCCCCCAGCCAGACTCACCTCTTCACAAAACTCTCCCTTAAACCCAAAAAGTTCACTTCACCTTCAAGAATCCGCATGACCATTCAAGAAAACGCCCCCTCTCTCGCTGTGGTTGGTGTCACTGGTGCTGTCGGCCAAGAATTTCTCTCTGTCCTCTCTGACCGTGACTTCCCTTACCGCTCCATTAAAATGCTGGCCTCCAAGCGCTCTGCTGGCAAGCAGCTCACTTTCCAAGACAGGAATTACACGATTGAAGAGCTAACTGAAGATAGCTTTGATGGGGTTGATATTGCGCTTTTTAGTGCTGGTGGGTCTATTAGTAAGCATTTTGGGCCGGTGGCAGTGGAGAAGGGATCCGTTGTGGTGGATAATAGCTCGGCTTTTAGAATGGAAGAAGGGATTCCTTTGGTGATTCCTGAGGTTAATCCAGAGGCTATGGAAGGGATTAAAGTTGGGACGGGAAAGGGTGCTTTGATTGCCAATCCAAATTGTTCAACTATTATTTGCTTGATGGCTGCTACTCCTTTGCATAAGCATGCCAAG GTGATACGAATGGTTGTTAGTACATATCAAGCAGCCAGTGGTGCTGGTGCTGCTGCAATGGAAGAGCTTGAGTTGCAGACTCGTGAG GTCTTGGAAGGAAAACCACCCACTTGCAACATCTTTAAGCAACAG TATGCTTTTAACTTGTTTTCACATAATGCTCCTATTCTATCAAATGGGTACAACGAAGAGGAAATGAAATTAGTTAAAGAAACCAGAAAGATATGG AATGATATGAATGTTAAAGTCACTGCTACATGTATACGTGTTCCTGTCATGCGTGCACATGCTGAAAGTGTTAATCTTCAATTTGAGAAGCCCATTGACGAG TATACAGCAaaagatattttgaaaagtGCTCCTGGGGTGGTGGTTATTGATGACCGAGCATCTAATCACTTTCCTACACCTTTGGAGGTATCAAACAAAGATGATGTTGCAGTTGGCAGGATTCGTCGTGATGTGTCGCAAGATGGATATAAAGG GCTGGATATATTTGTCTGTGGTGATCAAATACGCAAAGGAGCTGCACTTAATGCTATTCAGATTGCCGAGATGCTGCTATAG